The Blastococcus sp. HT6-4 genome window below encodes:
- a CDS encoding iron chelate uptake ABC transporter family permease subunit yields the protein MTTTVEVPVRGPAPPSSRSPRGRRVAVVLLFLALVVAAALASIAVGTRSIGLGTVWQALIDPSPATEESVIVRELRVPRTVLGLMVGAALGIAGGLMQGHTRNPLGDPGLLGVTAGASLAVVLAISILGVTTPAGYVWFAFGGALMGTVLVYAIGSAGRGGATPVTLALAGAALSALFFALVRTAVVIDQQTLDSFRFWVVGSLAGRDAGIGWQLAPFFVAGLVLALANAPAVNLLGLGEDVARGLGQRIWLARATGLAAITLLCGAATATAGPIAFVGLVVPHVVRALTGPDHRWLLPCSGLLGAALLLAADVVGRIVARPAELQVGIVLALIGAPFFIALVRRRRTMAL from the coding sequence GTGACCACCACGGTCGAGGTCCCGGTACGGGGCCCGGCGCCGCCGTCGTCGCGGTCGCCGCGCGGGCGGCGGGTGGCCGTGGTGCTGCTGTTCCTCGCGCTCGTCGTGGCCGCCGCGCTGGCCAGCATCGCCGTCGGCACCCGCTCCATCGGGCTGGGCACGGTCTGGCAGGCCCTGATCGACCCGTCGCCGGCCACCGAGGAGTCGGTGATCGTCCGCGAGCTGCGGGTGCCGCGCACCGTGCTGGGGCTCATGGTGGGCGCCGCCCTCGGCATCGCCGGCGGCCTGATGCAGGGGCACACCCGCAACCCGCTGGGCGATCCCGGCCTGCTCGGCGTCACCGCCGGCGCGAGCCTCGCGGTCGTCCTGGCCATCTCGATCCTCGGCGTCACCACGCCCGCCGGCTACGTGTGGTTCGCCTTCGGCGGTGCGCTGATGGGCACCGTGCTCGTCTACGCGATCGGCTCCGCCGGCCGGGGCGGGGCCACGCCGGTCACCCTGGCGCTGGCGGGGGCGGCGCTGTCGGCGCTGTTCTTCGCCCTCGTCCGCACCGCCGTCGTCATCGACCAGCAGACGCTGGACAGCTTCCGGTTCTGGGTGGTCGGCTCGCTGGCCGGCCGGGACGCCGGCATCGGCTGGCAGCTGGCCCCCTTCTTCGTCGCGGGCCTGGTCCTCGCGCTGGCCAACGCCCCCGCCGTCAACCTGCTGGGGCTGGGCGAGGACGTCGCCCGCGGGCTCGGCCAGCGGATCTGGCTGGCGCGCGCGACCGGGCTGGCCGCGATCACGCTGCTCTGCGGCGCCGCGACCGCCACGGCCGGGCCGATCGCCTTCGTCGGGCTGGTGGTGCCGCACGTGGTCCGCGCCCTCACCGGCCCCGACCACCGCTGGCTGCTGCCCTGCTCCGGCCTCCTGGGCGCGGCCCTGCTGCTGGCCGCCGACGTGGTGGGCCGGATCGTCGCCCGCCCGGCCGAGCTGCAGGTCGGCATCGTGCTGGCGCTCATCGGCGCCCCGTTCTTCATCGCGCTGGTGCGCCGGCGCCGGACGATGGCGCTGTGA
- a CDS encoding MerR family transcriptional regulator, whose amino-acid sequence MEGRMRGIGRLARESGLTVSALRFYDGAGVLVPAHVDPRSNYRWYSDDQVLIARLVARLRRVGMPLAGISRVIEHRDDPAVVDAVLQAHLARLEEGLADARRELLHARSLLAQESPMTSISTTTTALLDALRAVRFAVGTDPGLPMLTGVLLDVADDAVRVVASDRYRLAVHTIAADVTGPQGSAILPISLVDELLGTTTSGPATVRVAGDDVAVELAGRTVRGRRVDADFPDYRRILRGAGSAQVEIDVARFRGELAAAPTRTVRRAEDGVEQIATVLTFGTVEVGVNREFLLQALDAEAAGQLVLDLDGPIAPLVLRGAGRDGDVSMLMPIKLD is encoded by the coding sequence GTGGAGGGACGCATGCGGGGGATCGGCCGGCTGGCCCGGGAATCCGGCCTGACGGTGAGCGCCCTGCGGTTCTACGACGGCGCCGGTGTGCTCGTACCGGCCCACGTGGACCCGCGGAGCAACTACCGCTGGTACAGCGACGACCAGGTGCTCATCGCCCGGCTGGTGGCCCGGCTCCGGCGGGTGGGCATGCCGCTCGCCGGGATCAGCCGGGTGATCGAGCACCGGGACGACCCCGCCGTCGTCGACGCCGTCCTCCAGGCGCACCTCGCGCGCCTGGAGGAGGGCCTGGCCGACGCCCGCCGTGAGCTCCTCCACGCCCGATCCCTACTGGCCCAGGAGAGCCCGATGACCAGCATCAGCACCACGACCACCGCCCTGCTCGACGCCCTGCGCGCCGTCCGCTTCGCGGTCGGCACCGACCCGGGACTGCCCATGCTCACCGGCGTGCTGCTCGACGTCGCCGACGACGCCGTCCGCGTCGTGGCCTCCGACCGCTATCGGCTGGCGGTCCACACCATCGCCGCCGACGTCACCGGCCCGCAGGGCAGCGCCATCCTCCCGATCTCCCTCGTCGACGAGCTCCTCGGGACGACGACGTCCGGCCCGGCGACGGTGCGGGTGGCGGGGGACGACGTCGCGGTCGAGCTGGCGGGGCGCACCGTGCGCGGTCGGCGTGTGGACGCCGACTTCCCCGACTACCGCCGCATCCTGCGCGGCGCGGGCAGCGCCCAGGTGGAGATCGACGTCGCCCGGTTCCGCGGCGAGCTGGCCGCCGCGCCCACCCGGACGGTGCGGCGCGCGGAGGACGGTGTCGAGCAGATCGCCACGGTGCTCACGTTCGGGACGGTCGAGGTCGGCGTGAACCGGGAGTTCCTGCTCCAGGCCCTCGACGCCGAGGCCGCCGGGCAGCTGGTCCTCGACCTCGACGGGCCGATCGCCCCGCTGGTGCTCCGCGGCGCCGGCCGCGACGGCGACGTCAGCATGCTCATGCCGATCAAGCTCGACTGA
- a CDS encoding acetoacetate--CoA ligase, translating to MPADAPAPEVLWQPTAATIAATRSAAFAGWVAQRRGLSFGEPVDYDRLWRWSVEHLDQFWADLAEWTGVLPGVPDEQVLTRREMPGAVWFPGTTVNYAAEVFRQAADDRPALVAVAEDVEPQEISWATLRGQVGAFAATLRRLGVRPGDRVAGYLPNVPEAVVAFLGAASIGAVWSSCAPDFGTRAVLDRFAQIEPTVLVAVDGYRWNGRAHDRRDVVAELRAALPTVRTTISVPRLFPAEVPDGALAWADAVADEQDPEFAPTAFDHPLWIVYSSGTTGLPKGIVHGHGGVVLEQRKQAALHMDIGPEDRFFWYASTAWIMWNIATSALLCGATVVVYDGAPAYPAVDALFALAARTGITYFGTSPGYLGACEKAGERPGERYDLSAVRSIGVTGSPLPASTFRWVYDAVSGEVFLGSLSGGTDVATGFIGSSLLLPVTAGELQRPMLAVAAEAWDERGEPVVGELGELVITEPMPSMPLRFWNDPDGSRYRAAYFEPWPGVWRHGDWLEITERGTCLITGRSDSTLNRGGVRMGTADIYAVVEAFPEVVDCVVLGVELPGGGYWMPLFVQLAPGEELTGQLVDRLKAAIRAEASPRHVPDEVIAVPGVPHTRTGKRLEVPLKRLFQGVDPAKAVNTGTVDDAALVEHYVALARERSSGSSR from the coding sequence GTGCCCGCCGACGCGCCCGCCCCCGAGGTCCTCTGGCAGCCCACCGCCGCGACGATCGCCGCCACCCGCAGCGCCGCCTTCGCCGGCTGGGTGGCGCAGCGGCGCGGGCTCTCCTTCGGCGAGCCCGTCGACTACGACCGGCTGTGGCGCTGGTCGGTGGAGCACCTCGACCAGTTCTGGGCCGACCTGGCGGAGTGGACCGGGGTGCTGCCCGGGGTTCCGGACGAGCAGGTGCTCACCCGTCGGGAGATGCCCGGTGCCGTCTGGTTCCCGGGGACCACGGTCAACTACGCCGCGGAGGTGTTCCGGCAGGCCGCCGACGACCGGCCGGCGCTGGTCGCGGTCGCCGAGGACGTCGAGCCCCAGGAGATCTCCTGGGCGACCCTGCGCGGCCAGGTGGGCGCCTTCGCCGCCACCCTGCGCCGGCTCGGCGTCCGCCCCGGTGACCGGGTGGCCGGCTACCTGCCGAACGTGCCCGAGGCCGTCGTCGCCTTCCTCGGCGCGGCGTCGATCGGGGCGGTGTGGTCCTCGTGCGCCCCCGACTTCGGCACCCGCGCCGTCCTCGACCGGTTCGCCCAGATCGAGCCGACGGTCCTGGTGGCCGTCGACGGCTACCGCTGGAACGGGCGCGCGCACGACCGGCGCGACGTCGTCGCCGAGCTGCGCGCGGCCCTGCCGACCGTCCGGACGACGATCTCGGTGCCGCGGCTGTTCCCGGCCGAGGTGCCCGACGGGGCGCTGGCCTGGGCCGACGCGGTCGCCGACGAGCAGGACCCGGAGTTCGCGCCGACGGCCTTCGACCACCCGCTGTGGATCGTCTACTCGTCGGGCACCACCGGGCTGCCGAAGGGCATCGTGCACGGGCACGGCGGGGTGGTGCTCGAGCAGCGCAAGCAGGCGGCGCTGCACATGGACATCGGCCCCGAGGACCGGTTCTTCTGGTACGCCTCCACCGCCTGGATCATGTGGAACATCGCCACCTCCGCCCTGCTCTGCGGGGCGACGGTGGTGGTCTACGACGGCGCGCCGGCCTACCCGGCGGTGGACGCGCTGTTCGCCCTGGCCGCCCGCACGGGCATCACCTACTTCGGCACCAGCCCCGGATACCTCGGCGCCTGCGAGAAGGCCGGGGAGCGGCCCGGCGAGCGCTACGACCTCTCCGCGGTGCGGTCGATCGGCGTCACCGGATCGCCGCTGCCGGCGTCGACGTTCCGGTGGGTGTACGACGCGGTGTCGGGCGAGGTCTTCCTGGGCTCGCTGTCCGGGGGTACCGACGTCGCGACCGGCTTCATCGGCAGCTCGCTGCTGCTGCCCGTGACCGCCGGGGAGCTGCAGCGGCCGATGCTCGCCGTCGCCGCGGAAGCGTGGGACGAGCGCGGCGAGCCGGTGGTCGGCGAGCTGGGCGAGCTGGTGATCACCGAGCCGATGCCCTCGATGCCGCTGCGCTTCTGGAACGACCCGGACGGTTCCCGCTACCGCGCCGCCTACTTCGAGCCGTGGCCCGGGGTGTGGCGCCACGGCGACTGGCTGGAGATCACCGAGCGCGGCACCTGCCTGATCACCGGCCGGTCGGACTCGACGCTCAACCGCGGCGGCGTGCGCATGGGCACCGCCGACATCTACGCCGTCGTCGAGGCCTTCCCCGAGGTCGTCGACTGCGTGGTGCTCGGCGTCGAGCTGCCCGGCGGCGGCTACTGGATGCCGCTGTTCGTGCAGCTCGCGCCGGGGGAGGAGCTGACCGGTCAGCTGGTCGACCGGCTGAAGGCGGCGATCCGGGCGGAGGCCTCGCCGCGGCACGTGCCCGACGAGGTGATCGCCGTCCCCGGGGTGCCGCACACCCGCACCGGCAAGCGGCTGGAGGTGCCGCTCAAGCGGCTGTTCCAGGGCGTCGACCCGGCGAAGGCGGTCAACACCGGCACGGTCGACGACGCCGCGCTGGTCGAGCACTACGTCGCGCTGGCGCGGGAGCGGTCATCGGGCTCCTCGCGGTGA
- a CDS encoding acyl-CoA dehydrogenase family protein, with protein sequence MSTQSEIWEPRPPALLPPWHTPEREALQQQARRFAMDEVLPVADELDPQKGEIPASLLERIAELGYFGITVPAEQGGLGLGVFEYCMVSEELARAWMSTASILARSQGLGTAVPDADRRHELMARSARGEWIGAIALSEPDAGSDLAGVSTRAVLDGDEWVVTGRKRWCGNAKAADFIQVLVREREPEEGESRSAGLVNLLLEKERGEFPEGLTGHPIDKIGYHGFLTWDLTFDGVRIPKDNVIDEARAAREESAEEGEAAKQAGFAEAQKFLNTARVHTAARAVGLARAALEDSIVYLQEREQFGHPIGDFQALRFAVAEMASQIEQSRAFYRQVAHLLDLGLPVAKEASMVKLEATEMSVRVTNQAMQLHGGNGYTTERQVERHWRDARLTTIFEGTSEIQKRIISDRLLPRSPLG encoded by the coding sequence GTGTCGACCCAGTCCGAGATCTGGGAGCCCCGGCCCCCGGCGCTGCTGCCCCCGTGGCACACCCCGGAGCGGGAGGCGCTGCAGCAGCAGGCCCGCCGCTTCGCGATGGACGAGGTGCTGCCCGTCGCCGACGAGCTGGACCCGCAGAAGGGCGAGATCCCCGCCTCCCTGCTGGAGCGGATCGCCGAGCTCGGCTACTTCGGCATCACGGTGCCCGCCGAGCAGGGTGGCCTCGGCCTCGGCGTCTTCGAGTACTGCATGGTCAGCGAGGAGCTGGCCCGCGCCTGGATGTCGACGGCGAGCATCCTCGCCCGGTCCCAGGGGCTGGGGACGGCGGTGCCCGACGCGGATCGCCGGCACGAGCTGATGGCCCGCAGCGCCCGTGGCGAGTGGATCGGCGCGATCGCGCTGTCCGAGCCCGACGCCGGCTCCGACCTGGCCGGTGTCTCGACCCGCGCGGTGCTCGACGGTGACGAGTGGGTGGTCACCGGGCGCAAGCGCTGGTGCGGCAACGCCAAGGCGGCCGACTTCATCCAGGTGCTCGTCCGGGAGCGCGAGCCGGAGGAGGGGGAGTCCCGCTCGGCCGGCCTGGTCAACCTGCTGCTGGAGAAGGAGCGCGGCGAGTTCCCCGAGGGGCTCACCGGGCACCCGATCGACAAGATCGGCTACCACGGCTTCCTCACCTGGGACCTCACCTTCGACGGCGTCCGGATCCCGAAGGACAACGTCATCGACGAGGCCCGCGCCGCGCGGGAGGAGAGCGCCGAGGAGGGGGAGGCCGCCAAGCAGGCCGGCTTCGCCGAGGCGCAGAAGTTCCTCAACACCGCCCGGGTGCACACGGCCGCGCGCGCCGTCGGCCTGGCCCGCGCCGCGCTCGAGGACTCGATCGTCTACCTGCAGGAGCGCGAGCAGTTCGGCCACCCGATCGGCGACTTCCAGGCGCTGCGCTTCGCCGTCGCCGAGATGGCGTCGCAGATCGAGCAGTCCCGCGCCTTCTACCGGCAGGTCGCCCACCTGCTCGACCTCGGGCTGCCGGTCGCCAAGGAGGCGTCGATGGTGAAGCTCGAGGCCACCGAGATGTCGGTCCGGGTGACCAACCAGGCCATGCAGCTGCACGGCGGCAACGGCTACACCACCGAGCGGCAGGTCGAGCGGCACTGGCGGGACGCCCGGCTCACCACGATCTTCGAGGGCACCAGCGAGATCCAGAAGCGGATCATCAGCGACCGCCTGCTCCCCCGCAGCCCGCTGGGCTGA
- a CDS encoding alpha/beta fold hydrolase → MQLAAHRAGSGPPLVLVHGLGGSWRSWETVLPALSAERTVVVVDLPGFAGDTPPLPDPSMTALTDALQEWLRAEGLADAPLIGSSMGARMVLELSRRGIGGDSVALDPGGFWTDREAAVFRASIAASVGLLRRIRPVLPALLGNPAGRTALLAQFSARPWALDADVVRTELEGYVDSPSFDAVLDDLARGPKQQGAPAGTLPGRLTIGWGRRDRVTLARQASRAAAAFPDAELYWFEGSGHFPQWDRPEETVRLVLERTSGVSRA, encoded by the coding sequence ATGCAGCTCGCCGCGCACCGCGCAGGGTCCGGACCGCCGCTCGTCCTCGTGCACGGCCTGGGGGGCTCGTGGCGGTCGTGGGAGACGGTTCTCCCGGCACTGTCGGCCGAGCGCACCGTGGTCGTCGTCGACCTCCCCGGCTTCGCGGGGGACACCCCGCCGCTGCCCGATCCGTCGATGACCGCGCTCACCGACGCCCTCCAGGAATGGCTGCGCGCCGAAGGGCTGGCCGACGCGCCGCTAATCGGCAGCTCGATGGGCGCCCGGATGGTGCTGGAGCTCAGCCGTCGGGGGATCGGCGGGGACAGCGTCGCCCTCGACCCCGGTGGCTTCTGGACCGACCGCGAGGCCGCCGTCTTCCGCGCCAGCATCGCCGCGTCGGTGGGCCTGCTGCGCCGCATCCGCCCGGTGCTGCCCGCGCTGCTGGGCAACCCGGCCGGCCGGACGGCGCTGCTGGCGCAGTTCTCCGCCCGGCCCTGGGCCCTGGACGCCGACGTCGTCCGCACCGAGCTGGAGGGCTACGTCGACTCGCCGTCCTTCGACGCGGTCCTGGACGACCTCGCGCGTGGCCCGAAGCAGCAGGGTGCGCCGGCCGGCACGCTGCCCGGGCGGCTGACGATCGGCTGGGGACGGCGCGACCGGGTGACCCTCGCCCGCCAGGCGTCCCGGGCCGCCGCGGCCTTCCCGGACGCCGAGCTGTACTGGTTCGAGGGGTCGGGGCACTTCCCGCAGTGGGACCGGCCGGAGGAGACCGTCCGGCTGGTCCTCGAACGCACCAGCGGCGTCAGTCGAGCTTGA
- a CDS encoding DUF2237 family protein, protein MLPDPTDERNVLGGPLEPCGTDPVTGFYRDGSCTSGPDDLGSHTVCAVVSAEFLAMQRELGNDLATPRPEYGFPGLRPGDRWCVVATRWLQAYQAGAASGVVLAATNARALEIVPMEALRQHAVDVPDDLSGLG, encoded by the coding sequence GTGCTGCCCGACCCCACCGACGAGCGCAACGTCCTCGGCGGCCCCCTGGAACCCTGCGGCACCGACCCGGTGACCGGCTTCTACCGGGACGGCTCCTGCACCAGCGGCCCGGACGACCTCGGCTCGCACACCGTCTGCGCCGTCGTCTCGGCCGAGTTCCTGGCGATGCAGCGGGAACTGGGCAACGACCTGGCGACGCCGCGGCCGGAGTACGGCTTCCCCGGGTTGCGGCCGGGCGACCGCTGGTGCGTCGTCGCCACCCGCTGGCTTCAGGCGTACCAGGCCGGGGCCGCGTCGGGGGTGGTGCTGGCAGCCACCAACGCCCGGGCGCTCGAGATCGTGCCGATGGAGGCCCTGCGCCAGCACGCCGTCGACGTCCCGGACGACCTCAGCGGCCTCGGCTGA
- a CDS encoding TIGR03032 family protein: MESADGPAPVFAELLTGFGVSMVVTTGRSGRLVLVRADDRGLETRLLAFESPMGVAVRPDRLCLGTRRQVFDYRNQPAVAARLDRPRGVDACYVPRGAHWTGDIGARDLAWAGDELWLVATSFSCLATLDADHSFRPRWRPPFVSALAPEDRCHLNGIAVRGGRVRYATALGRTDTAEGWRQRALRGGTLLDVPGGEVLAGGLCLPHSPRWHDGQLWVLEAGRGSLTLVDPDSGWPTVVATVPGFARGLAFAGRYAFIGLSPVRDGAPDGLPVAWTADRACGVAVVDTRSGETVTRLRLEGPVEEVEDVQLVPARYPEILEPDSPLTASSFVLPTEALADVPPPIAPR; this comes from the coding sequence ATGGAGTCCGCCGACGGGCCGGCGCCCGTGTTCGCCGAGCTGCTCACCGGCTTCGGCGTCTCGATGGTGGTCACCACCGGCCGGAGCGGCCGGCTGGTGCTGGTCCGGGCCGACGACCGCGGGCTCGAGACGCGGCTGCTCGCCTTCGAGTCCCCGATGGGTGTGGCCGTCCGCCCGGACCGGCTCTGCCTCGGCACGCGGCGCCAGGTCTTCGACTACCGCAACCAGCCGGCCGTCGCCGCGCGGCTGGACCGGCCGCGCGGCGTCGACGCCTGCTACGTCCCACGCGGCGCGCACTGGACCGGGGACATCGGCGCGCGCGACCTGGCCTGGGCCGGCGACGAGCTGTGGCTGGTGGCGACGTCCTTCTCCTGCCTGGCCACGCTGGACGCCGACCACAGCTTCCGGCCGCGCTGGCGCCCGCCGTTCGTGTCCGCGCTGGCGCCGGAGGACCGCTGCCACCTGAACGGGATCGCCGTGCGTGGCGGACGGGTCCGGTACGCGACCGCACTGGGCCGCACGGATACCGCGGAGGGGTGGCGGCAGCGGGCGCTCCGCGGCGGCACCCTGCTGGACGTCCCCGGCGGAGAGGTGCTCGCCGGCGGCCTGTGCCTGCCGCACTCGCCGCGCTGGCACGACGGGCAGCTGTGGGTGCTGGAGGCCGGCCGGGGGTCGCTGACCCTCGTCGACCCGGACAGCGGGTGGCCGACCGTCGTGGCGACCGTGCCGGGCTTCGCCCGCGGCCTGGCCTTCGCCGGCCGGTACGCCTTCATCGGCCTGTCGCCGGTGCGCGACGGCGCCCCCGACGGCCTGCCCGTCGCGTGGACCGCCGACCGGGCGTGCGGCGTGGCGGTCGTGGACACCCGCTCGGGCGAGACGGTGACCCGGCTGCGCCTCGAGGGCCCGGTGGAGGAGGTCGAGGACGTGCAGCTCGTGCCGGCCCGCTACCCCGAGATCCTCGAGCCGGACTCGCCGTTGACCGCGAGCTCCTTCGTCCTGCCCACCGAGGCGCTGGCTGACGTCCCCCCGCCGATCGCCCCCCGCTGA
- a CDS encoding iron ABC transporter permease: MSVAAPARDPGTRPRSGTAVRVGPVSGVLRWRQLAVPAAGFVVLVLTAALSMGRGDFPIGVGEVLRTLVGLGEGPQEFIVLELRAPRVVVGALVGLALGVSGALFQTFARNPLASPDTLGITSGASVGAVAAIVLTSGTSAGALLGGLGLPLAALLGALLTGFLLFALAWRAGVDGYRLVLVGIALWSVAAALVDWLLTNAEIHDAASAYVWITGSLNARTWGDAVPLAVAVAVLVPLALAAGRVLSVLQFGDDTARGLGVRLAGAQAAVVLLAVGLVAFAVSAAGPITFVALVVPQIAVRLTGGSRPPLLASGLLGALLVVAADLVTRTVLPEALPVGILTAVIGAPYLLWLLVRGRRLSTA; the protein is encoded by the coding sequence GTGAGCGTCGCCGCCCCGGCCCGCGACCCGGGGACGCGTCCGCGCTCCGGGACGGCGGTCCGCGTCGGCCCGGTGTCGGGTGTGCTGCGCTGGCGCCAGCTCGCCGTCCCGGCGGCCGGATTCGTCGTCCTGGTGCTCACCGCCGCGCTCAGCATGGGACGCGGCGACTTCCCGATCGGCGTCGGGGAGGTGCTGCGCACGCTCGTGGGCCTCGGCGAGGGGCCCCAGGAGTTCATCGTGCTGGAGCTGCGGGCGCCCCGCGTCGTCGTCGGCGCGCTGGTCGGGCTGGCCCTGGGCGTCTCCGGCGCGCTGTTCCAGACCTTCGCCCGCAACCCGCTGGCCTCGCCGGACACCCTCGGCATCACCAGCGGCGCCTCCGTGGGCGCGGTGGCCGCGATCGTGCTGACCAGCGGGACCTCCGCCGGAGCGCTCCTGGGCGGGCTCGGCCTCCCGCTCGCGGCCCTGCTGGGAGCGCTGCTCACCGGGTTCCTGCTGTTCGCGCTGGCCTGGCGCGCCGGGGTCGACGGGTACCGGCTGGTGCTGGTCGGGATCGCCCTGTGGTCGGTGGCGGCCGCGCTCGTCGACTGGCTGCTCACCAACGCCGAGATCCACGACGCCGCGTCGGCCTACGTGTGGATCACCGGCTCGCTCAACGCCCGCACGTGGGGCGACGCCGTCCCCCTGGCCGTCGCCGTCGCCGTGCTGGTCCCGCTCGCCCTCGCCGCGGGCCGGGTGCTGTCGGTGCTCCAGTTCGGCGACGACACCGCCCGCGGGCTCGGCGTCCGGCTGGCCGGTGCGCAGGCCGCCGTCGTCCTCCTGGCCGTGGGCCTGGTGGCCTTCGCCGTGTCCGCCGCCGGGCCGATCACGTTCGTGGCCCTCGTGGTGCCCCAGATCGCGGTGCGGCTCACCGGCGGGTCGCGGCCGCCCCTGCTGGCCTCGGGCCTGCTCGGCGCGCTGCTCGTGGTCGCGGCCGACCTGGTCACCCGGACCGTCCTGCCCGAGGCCCTCCCGGTCGGCATCCTGACCGCCGTGATCGGCGCCCCGTACCTGCTCTGGCTCCTCGTCCGCGGAAGGCGGCTGTCGACAGCATGA
- a CDS encoding ABC transporter ATP-binding protein: MTIHPGTGLLHRPETTTPPAPVRLAAERVRLAYDDHVVVDDLDLQLTEGSFTAIVGPNGCGKSTLLRALGRLLRPSSGQVLLDGRAIARTPTREVAKVLGLLPQTPVAPEGLTVGDLVARGRHPHQTWLRQWSRDDETVVAEALSWTDMTALADHPVDTLSGGQRQRAWISMALAQGTDLLLLDEPTTYLDLSHQIDVLDLVGRLHAERGRTVVLVLHDLNLAARYAQRLVAMKDGALVASGAPAEVLTEDLLADVFDLEARVLPDPVSGTPMVVPVRRLR; this comes from the coding sequence ATGACGATCCACCCGGGGACCGGGCTCCTGCACCGTCCCGAGACCACCACGCCCCCCGCCCCCGTGCGGCTGGCCGCCGAGCGCGTCCGGCTGGCCTACGACGACCACGTCGTCGTCGACGACCTCGACCTGCAGCTCACCGAGGGCTCCTTCACCGCCATCGTGGGGCCCAACGGCTGCGGCAAGTCCACGCTGCTGCGCGCTCTGGGCCGGCTGCTGCGCCCGTCGTCCGGGCAGGTCCTCCTTGACGGTCGGGCGATCGCCCGCACACCCACCCGCGAGGTCGCCAAGGTGCTCGGCCTGCTGCCGCAGACACCGGTGGCCCCCGAGGGGCTCACGGTCGGCGACCTGGTGGCCCGCGGGCGGCACCCGCACCAGACCTGGCTGCGCCAGTGGTCCCGGGACGACGAGACGGTCGTGGCCGAGGCGCTGTCCTGGACGGACATGACCGCGCTCGCCGACCACCCGGTGGACACGCTTTCGGGCGGCCAGCGGCAGCGGGCCTGGATCTCCATGGCCCTGGCGCAGGGCACCGACCTGCTGCTGCTCGACGAGCCGACGACCTACCTCGACCTCTCGCACCAGATCGACGTCCTCGACCTGGTGGGGCGGCTGCACGCCGAGCGCGGGCGCACCGTCGTCCTCGTCCTGCACGACCTCAACCTCGCGGCGCGCTACGCGCAGCGCCTGGTGGCCATGAAGGACGGCGCGCTGGTGGCCTCCGGGGCGCCGGCCGAGGTGCTCACCGAGGATCTGCTGGCCGACGTCTTCGACCTG
- a CDS encoding glutathione peroxidase encodes MDDLLDRPVTTLQGTATTLRELTGGGAALVVNVASRCGLTPQYAALEALHEEYRDRGFTVVGVPCNQFMGQEPGTAEEIAGFCSATYGVTFPMTEKVEVNGAGAHPLFQELTAVPDVDGQAGDVAWNFEKWVIGGHGQVVARFRPRTEPDAPEVRAAIESVLPR; translated from the coding sequence ATGGACGACCTCCTCGACCGGCCCGTGACCACGCTGCAGGGCACGGCGACGACGCTGCGCGAGCTGACCGGCGGCGGGGCGGCCCTCGTCGTCAACGTGGCCAGCCGGTGCGGCCTCACGCCGCAGTACGCCGCGTTGGAGGCCCTGCACGAGGAGTACCGCGACCGCGGGTTCACCGTGGTGGGCGTGCCCTGCAACCAGTTCATGGGGCAGGAGCCCGGCACCGCCGAGGAGATCGCCGGGTTCTGCTCGGCCACCTACGGCGTCACCTTCCCGATGACCGAGAAGGTCGAGGTCAACGGGGCGGGCGCGCATCCGCTGTTCCAGGAGCTCACCGCCGTCCCGGACGTCGACGGGCAGGCCGGCGACGTCGCCTGGAACTTCGAGAAGTGGGTGATCGGCGGGCACGGCCAGGTGGTGGCCCGCTTCCGCCCCCGCACGGAGCCCGACGCCCCCGAGGTGCGCGCCGCGATCGAGTCGGTGCTCCCCCGCTGA